One part of the Acidobacteriota bacterium genome encodes these proteins:
- the gmd gene encoding GDP-mannose 4,6-dehydratase has product MKKALITGITGQDGSYLTEILLDKGYEVHGIIRKSSSFNTGRIDHLYRDPEILNKRLFLHYGDLIDPSSLNRLLEKVVPDEIYNLAAQSHVKVSFDIPDYTAQVDALGTLRFLDAIRETGLRQTKFYQASTSELFGKVQEVPQTESTPFYPRSPYGIAKLFAYWTIVNYREAYNVFASNGILFNHESPRRGNTFVTKKITREIAKIIAGQSNKLYLGNLDAKRDWGFAPEYCEGMWRIMQHSVAEDFVLATGETHTVREFVETAFANVGIEIAWTGSGSDEKGVVRTIDSSILEVQSGTEKAHVRVNDILVELSGSYLRPTEVDLLIGDSSKAERVLGWRSKTHFQELVRIMADADCDAIRNGRADI; this is encoded by the coding sequence ATGAAAAAGGCACTTATCACTGGAATTACCGGCCAAGACGGTAGTTATTTGACCGAGATCTTGTTGGACAAGGGATACGAGGTGCATGGGATCATTCGTAAATCCAGCTCGTTTAATACTGGTCGGATCGATCATCTCTACCGCGACCCGGAAATATTGAATAAACGGCTCTTTCTTCATTATGGCGACCTAATCGATCCGAGCAGCCTGAACCGTTTACTTGAAAAGGTCGTTCCGGACGAGATATACAATCTTGCTGCACAGAGCCACGTAAAGGTTTCCTTCGACATCCCGGACTATACTGCACAAGTTGACGCTCTCGGAACCTTAAGGTTTTTGGACGCAATTCGGGAGACAGGTTTGCGACAAACCAAATTTTACCAGGCTTCAACATCTGAACTCTTTGGAAAGGTTCAGGAGGTGCCGCAGACCGAGTCAACACCTTTCTATCCTCGGTCCCCGTACGGTATCGCAAAGCTTTTTGCATATTGGACCATCGTCAATTATCGAGAGGCATACAATGTTTTTGCCAGCAACGGCATTCTCTTCAATCACGAATCGCCACGCCGGGGGAATACATTCGTCACCAAAAAGATCACGCGTGAGATTGCAAAGATCATCGCCGGGCAGTCGAACAAACTGTATCTAGGCAATCTCGATGCAAAGCGCGATTGGGGATTCGCTCCTGAATATTGTGAAGGAATGTGGAGGATAATGCAGCACTCCGTGGCCGAAGACTTCGTTCTTGCCACAGGCGAGACGCATACGGTCCGTGAGTTTGTTGAAACGGCCTTTGCGAACGTCGGCATCGAGATCGCCTGGACGGGAAGTGGTTCCGATGAAAAGGGAGTTGTTCGAACGATCGACTCGTCGATATTAGAGGTCCAGTCCGGAACAGAAAAAGCTCACGTTCGCGTGAACGACATTCTTGTAGAATTGAGCGGTTCATATCTCCGTCCGACCGAGGTCGACCTCCTGATCGGCGACTCGTCGAAAGCAGAACGAGTACTTGGCTGGCGATCGAAAACACATTTTCAGGAACTCGTTCGAATAATGGCCGATGCCGATTGTGATGCGATCCGAAACGGTCGGGCC